The following proteins come from a genomic window of Novosphingobium aromaticivorans DSM 12444:
- the modA gene encoding molybdate ABC transporter substrate-binding protein, which translates to MKAAVRALLLALLALVGASPLAAQERGPLVLAASSLQEALNEAADRWASLRHPRPVLSFAASSALARQVEAGAPADLFLSADEEWMDHVQGKGLLRPGTRARLTENRLVLVAPVASRVSLRIARSFPLAKALGGGRLALADPAAVPAGRYAREALVSLGVWTGVAGQIAAAENVRAALALVEHGAAPLGIVYATDARASKAVRVVGVFPPASHRPITYPVALLKTSRNPQAEGFRRFLISREGRAILARHGFGAR; encoded by the coding sequence ATGAAAGCTGCCGTCCGCGCGCTCCTGCTCGCCTTGCTGGCCCTGGTCGGCGCTTCGCCGCTCGCTGCGCAGGAACGGGGTCCGCTGGTGCTCGCCGCGTCGAGCCTGCAGGAGGCCTTGAACGAGGCGGCGGACCGCTGGGCGTCGTTGCGTCATCCACGGCCGGTGCTGTCGTTTGCCGCATCCTCGGCGCTGGCCCGGCAGGTCGAGGCCGGCGCGCCCGCGGACCTGTTCCTTTCCGCCGACGAAGAGTGGATGGATCATGTCCAGGGCAAGGGCCTGTTGCGGCCCGGAACGCGGGCGCGGCTGACCGAAAACCGCCTCGTGCTGGTGGCGCCCGTCGCGAGCCGGGTGTCGCTGCGCATCGCGCGGAGCTTTCCGCTGGCCAAGGCGCTTGGCGGCGGGCGGCTGGCGCTGGCCGATCCGGCGGCGGTTCCGGCAGGACGCTATGCCCGCGAGGCGCTGGTCTCGCTGGGTGTGTGGACCGGGGTGGCGGGCCAGATCGCGGCGGCCGAAAACGTGCGGGCGGCGCTGGCATTGGTAGAGCACGGCGCCGCGCCGCTGGGGATCGTCTATGCGACGGACGCGCGGGCCTCGAAGGCGGTGCGCGTGGTCGGGGTCTTTCCGCCTGCCAGCCATCGTCCGATCACTTATCCGGTCGCTCTCCTGAAGACATCGCGAAACCCGCAGGCCGAGGGCTTCCGGCGCTTCCTGATCTCGCGCGAGGGGCGGGCGATCCTGGCGCGGCATGGGTTCGGCGCGAGATGA
- the modB gene encoding molybdate ABC transporter permease subunit, giving the protein MGSARDDGSALMGPEEWEIVRLSLKVSAVAVGACLPVAFALAWILARGRFAGLVLLDALVHLPLVLPPVVTGWLLLIAFGPQGPAGRWLESWIGLTFLFRWTGAALAAAVMALPLMVRAIRLSIEGVDRRLEAAAMTLGASRWRVFRTITLPLALPGVVAGAVLGFARSLGEFGATITFVSNIPGETRTLPLAIYSALQVPGAEAEVTRLALVSVLLSLAALVVSEVLARRAGRAGHVL; this is encoded by the coding sequence ATGGGTTCGGCGCGAGATGACGGCAGCGCGCTGATGGGGCCCGAGGAATGGGAGATCGTGCGCCTTTCGCTCAAGGTCAGCGCGGTTGCGGTGGGCGCATGCCTGCCGGTTGCCTTTGCGCTGGCATGGATACTGGCGCGCGGGCGCTTTGCCGGGCTGGTGCTGCTCGATGCGCTGGTGCACCTGCCGCTGGTCCTGCCGCCGGTCGTGACGGGCTGGCTGCTCCTGATCGCATTCGGGCCGCAGGGGCCGGCGGGACGCTGGCTGGAAAGCTGGATCGGGCTGACGTTCCTGTTCCGCTGGACCGGCGCCGCTCTTGCCGCCGCCGTCATGGCCCTGCCGCTGATGGTGCGTGCGATCCGGCTTTCCATCGAGGGCGTGGACCGGCGGCTCGAGGCGGCGGCGATGACGCTGGGCGCGTCGCGCTGGCGGGTGTTCCGCACGATCACCCTGCCCCTGGCGCTTCCCGGCGTGGTTGCCGGCGCGGTGCTGGGCTTCGCGCGCTCGCTTGGTGAATTCGGCGCGACGATCACGTTCGTATCCAACATTCCGGGCGAGACGCGGACTCTGCCTCTGGCGATCTATAGTGCGCTTCAGGTGCCCGGGGCGGAAGCCGAAGTCACGCGGCTGGCGCTGGTTTCGGTCCTGCTGTCGCTGGCGGCGCTGGTCGTGTCCGAAGTGCTGGCGCGGCGGGCGGGAAGGGCGGGCCATGTCCTTTGA
- a CDS encoding ATP-binding cassette domain-containing protein, with translation MSFEVRVRKRLGDTVVGATFAAEGGLTALFGPSGAGKTSVLNMVAGLLPPDEGRIVVGGEVLFDSAAGVDVPVQRRRAGYVFQDGRLFPHMRVRENMVYGLAGEGLMTPQAAADFLGIAHLLDRWPRSLSGGEAQRVAIGRALLSNPVFLLMDEPLAGLDRARREDVMRAIERLRDEVGLPILYVSHDRAEVERLAGRIVEI, from the coding sequence ATGTCCTTTGAGGTCCGCGTCCGTAAGCGGCTGGGCGATACCGTGGTCGGCGCGACCTTTGCCGCCGAGGGGGGGCTGACCGCGCTGTTCGGGCCATCGGGCGCGGGCAAGACCTCGGTGCTCAACATGGTGGCCGGGCTGTTGCCGCCTGACGAGGGGCGCATCGTGGTCGGCGGCGAAGTCCTGTTCGACAGCGCGGCCGGCGTCGACGTGCCGGTGCAGCGTCGCCGCGCGGGCTATGTGTTCCAGGACGGGCGACTGTTCCCGCACATGCGGGTTCGCGAGAACATGGTCTATGGCCTGGCTGGCGAAGGCCTGATGACGCCGCAGGCCGCTGCCGACTTCCTCGGCATCGCGCACCTGCTCGACCGCTGGCCGCGCTCGTTGTCCGGCGGCGAGGCGCAGCGCGTCGCAATCGGGCGGGCGCTGCTGTCGAACCCGGTTTTCCTCCTGATGGACGAACCGCTCGCCGGGCTCGACCGCGCACGCCGCGAGGACGTGATGCGCGCGATCGAACGGCTGCGCGACGAGGTCGGCCTGCCGATCCTCTACGTCAGCCACGACCGCGCCGAAGTGGAGCGGCTGGCCGGACGGATCGTGGAGATCTGA
- a CDS encoding serine hydrolase domain-containing protein — MKKCALLTAALIAASPVRAEAPAPLPPDPVISMRQHWLDADINSYNFRNSAQIFETRTVARGGKTWPLAKGPAATLPADYDAWARRTYTNALLVIHDGRITFENYRNRTTPEDRFISFSMAKTITALLVGLAVEDGKIRSIDDPVSAYVPELKGGGYDGVSIRHVLQMRSGVAYEERYDFGANPSLAALIHMNAIVANKERFADRARTIGKASEPGSRFNYATLDTAVLGWVVERATGEKLASYMSRRLWQPAGMEADGFWIADGPEGTGRELSGMGYNARLRDFGRLGLMLLNKGKANGRQVVPAGWVQQQTTMIPFADSSALGLGRGYGFQTWQLDDEPGAYSAVGLAGQFIYVHPATNTVIVKLSHFPNPEPAGVVEETLKGFHAIVAGYRK; from the coding sequence ATGAAGAAATGCGCCCTGCTGACAGCCGCCCTCATTGCCGCAAGCCCCGTCCGGGCCGAAGCCCCTGCCCCGCTGCCGCCGGACCCGGTCATCTCGATGCGCCAGCACTGGCTCGATGCTGACATCAACAGCTACAACTTCCGCAATTCGGCGCAGATCTTCGAGACCCGCACGGTCGCCCGCGGAGGCAAGACATGGCCCCTTGCCAAGGGACCTGCCGCCACCCTGCCTGCCGACTACGACGCCTGGGCGCGCCGCACCTATACCAATGCGCTGCTCGTCATCCATGATGGCCGGATCACCTTCGAGAACTATCGCAACCGGACCACGCCGGAAGACCGCTTCATCTCGTTCTCGATGGCCAAGACCATCACCGCGCTGCTCGTCGGGCTGGCCGTGGAGGACGGCAAGATCCGCTCCATCGACGACCCTGTCAGTGCCTATGTCCCCGAGCTGAAGGGCGGCGGCTATGACGGCGTATCGATCCGCCACGTCCTGCAGATGCGCTCGGGCGTCGCCTACGAGGAGCGATACGACTTCGGCGCCAACCCCAGCCTTGCCGCGCTCATCCACATGAACGCGATCGTCGCCAACAAGGAACGCTTCGCCGACCGCGCGCGCACCATCGGCAAGGCGAGCGAGCCGGGCAGCCGCTTCAACTACGCGACGCTCGACACCGCCGTGCTCGGCTGGGTCGTCGAACGCGCGACTGGCGAGAAGCTGGCCTCTTACATGAGCCGCCGCCTGTGGCAGCCGGCGGGCATGGAAGCCGACGGCTTCTGGATCGCCGACGGCCCCGAAGGCACGGGCCGCGAGCTTTCCGGGATGGGCTACAACGCCCGCCTGCGCGATTTCGGGCGCCTGGGCCTCATGCTGCTGAACAAGGGCAAGGCCAACGGCCGGCAGGTCGTGCCTGCCGGGTGGGTGCAGCAGCAGACGACGATGATCCCCTTCGCCGACTCTTCCGCGCTCGGGCTCGGGCGGGGCTACGGCTTCCAGACCTGGCAGCTCGACGACGAGCCGGGCGCCTATTCCGCCGTCGGGCTTGCCGGGCAGTTCATCTATGTCCACCCGGCCACCAACACCGTGATCGTCAAGCTCAGCCACTTCCCCAATCCGGAGCCGGCGGGCGTGGTGGAAGAAACGCTGAAAGGCTTCCACGCCATCGTCGCCGGTTACCGCAAGTAG
- a CDS encoding NAD(P)/FAD-dependent oxidoreductase, with protein MASEVQAERADVVIVGAGHGGAQAAIALRQNGFEGRVLVIGREPEIPYERPPLSKEYLAREKTFERICIRPAQFWEDKAVEMKLGAEVVSLDPAAHTVKLGDGSAIEYGKLIWATGGDPRRLSCVGADLAGVHAVRTKEDADRLMAELDAGAKNAVVIGGGYIGLEAAAVLTKFGVNVTLLEALPRVLARVAGEALSEFYQAEHRAHGVDLRTGAAMDCIEGDGTKVTGVRMQDGSVIPADIVIVGIGIVPCVGALISAGASGGNGVDVDEFCRTSLTDVYAIGDCAAHANDFADGAVIRLESVQNANDMATAAAKDICGAPVPYKATPWFWSNQYDLKLQTVGLSTGHDNAVLRGDPATRSFSVVYLKGGKVVALDCVNMVKDYVQGKKLVEARAQIAPEQLADAGVPLKEMLA; from the coding sequence ATGGCCAGCGAAGTTCAGGCAGAGCGTGCAGACGTCGTCATCGTCGGAGCAGGTCACGGCGGAGCCCAGGCGGCCATCGCGCTGCGCCAGAACGGCTTCGAGGGTCGCGTGCTGGTCATTGGTCGCGAGCCCGAGATCCCTTATGAACGTCCGCCGCTGTCCAAGGAGTACCTCGCGCGCGAAAAGACGTTCGAGCGCATCTGCATCCGCCCGGCGCAGTTCTGGGAGGACAAGGCGGTCGAGATGAAGCTCGGCGCAGAGGTCGTCTCGCTCGACCCGGCCGCGCACACGGTCAAGCTGGGCGACGGCTCGGCCATCGAATATGGCAAACTGATCTGGGCGACCGGTGGCGATCCGCGGCGGCTGTCCTGCGTGGGTGCCGACCTTGCAGGCGTCCATGCGGTGCGCACCAAGGAAGACGCCGACCGCCTGATGGCCGAGCTTGATGCCGGCGCGAAGAATGCGGTGGTGATCGGCGGCGGCTACATCGGGCTGGAAGCGGCGGCGGTCCTGACCAAGTTCGGCGTCAACGTCACCCTGCTGGAAGCCCTTCCGCGCGTGCTGGCGCGCGTCGCGGGCGAGGCGCTGTCCGAATTCTACCAGGCAGAGCACCGCGCGCACGGCGTCGACCTGCGCACCGGCGCGGCGATGGACTGCATCGAGGGCGACGGCACCAAGGTGACCGGCGTCCGGATGCAGGACGGCTCGGTCATTCCGGCAGATATCGTCATCGTCGGCATCGGCATCGTGCCCTGCGTCGGGGCGCTGATCTCGGCGGGAGCATCGGGCGGCAACGGCGTCGACGTGGACGAGTTCTGCCGTACCTCGCTGACCGACGTCTATGCCATCGGCGATTGCGCTGCCCATGCCAACGACTTTGCCGACGGCGCCGTGATCCGCCTCGAATCGGTACAGAACGCCAACGACATGGCGACGGCTGCCGCAAAGGACATCTGTGGCGCCCCGGTGCCCTACAAGGCGACGCCGTGGTTCTGGTCGAACCAGTACGATCTCAAGCTGCAGACGGTCGGCCTTTCCACCGGGCACGACAACGCGGTTCTGCGCGGAGACCCCGCGACGCGGTCGTTCTCGGTGGTGTACCTCAAGGGCGGCAAGGTCGTCGCGCTCGACTGCGTGAACATGGTCAAGGACTATGTTCAGGGCAAGAAGCTGGTCGAAGCCCGCGCGCAGATCGCACCGGAGCAGCTCGCCGATGCCGGCGTGCCGCTCAAGGAGATGCTGGCCTAG
- the queG gene encoding tRNA epoxyqueuosine(34) reductase QueG, translating to MVKTAVTSLEDRLKAEATRLGFAVCGIAPAADDPLRAERLEQWLGEGRHGSMEWMETRLHHRRGPQSLWPEARSVIALGMSYAPADDPRRLADAGDRGRISVYAQGADYHDVIKRNLKALARWLVAEEPGAGVKVFVDTAPVMEKPLGQMAGLGWQGKHTNLVSRSHGSWLFLGAIYTTLGLDLDAPHADRCGSCTACQTACPTEAFPAPYRLDARRCISYLTIEHKGPVPEEFRKALGNRIYGCDDCLAACPWNSFATTAQANRAFLPRAELAAPRLAELLALDDATFRQVFSGSPIKRIGRDRMVRNCLYAAGNSGDRALLPVVHNLLADPDPAVADAARWALVELG from the coding sequence TTGGTTAAAACCGCGGTCACGAGTCTCGAGGACAGGCTGAAGGCTGAAGCCACGCGCCTCGGCTTCGCGGTCTGCGGAATCGCGCCCGCCGCAGACGATCCGTTGCGCGCGGAGCGGCTGGAGCAGTGGCTGGGCGAAGGACGCCACGGCTCGATGGAGTGGATGGAAACCCGTCTCCACCATCGGCGCGGGCCGCAGTCGCTCTGGCCCGAGGCGCGCAGCGTGATCGCGCTGGGCATGAGCTATGCCCCCGCCGACGACCCGCGCAGGCTCGCGGACGCAGGCGACCGGGGCCGCATCTCGGTCTATGCGCAAGGGGCCGACTACCACGACGTGATCAAACGCAATCTCAAGGCGCTGGCCCGCTGGCTGGTGGCCGAAGAACCGGGCGCCGGGGTCAAGGTCTTTGTCGACACCGCACCGGTCATGGAAAAGCCGCTGGGGCAGATGGCGGGCCTTGGCTGGCAGGGCAAGCACACCAATCTCGTCAGCCGCAGCCACGGCTCGTGGCTCTTCCTCGGCGCGATCTACACCACGCTCGGGCTGGACCTCGACGCACCGCACGCAGACCGCTGCGGATCGTGCACGGCCTGCCAGACGGCCTGCCCGACCGAGGCCTTCCCCGCACCCTACCGGCTCGATGCGCGCCGCTGCATTTCCTACCTGACGATCGAGCACAAGGGGCCGGTGCCCGAGGAATTCCGCAAGGCCCTCGGCAACCGCATCTATGGCTGCGACGATTGCCTTGCCGCCTGCCCGTGGAACAGCTTCGCCACGACCGCCCAGGCGAACCGCGCCTTCCTGCCGCGCGCGGAACTGGCCGCACCCCGACTGGCGGAACTGCTCGCGCTCGACGATGCCACGTTCCGCCAAGTGTTCAGCGGCAGCCCAATCAAGCGCATCGGACGCGACCGGATGGTGCGAAACTGCCTCTATGCCGCCGGGAACAGCGGCGACCGGGCATTGCTTCCCGTCGTGCACAACCTGCTCGCCGATCCCGACCCCGCAGTCGCGGATGCGGCGCGCTGGGCCCTGGTGGAACTTGGCTGA
- a CDS encoding ABC transporter ATP-binding protein, protein MKIELGEWPVSGNAEGLAGTELAIEARGLVKRFDGFTAVDGVDISVPKGSIYGILGPNGAGKTTTLRMLLGIIDPDEGYRRVLGHERPTEVARRIGYLPEERGLYPAMKAYEAIGFLAALRGVPLKEGRRRGRELLEEHGLGYAADRQIRQMSKGMAQQVQLLGTLVHQPDLVVFDEPFSGLDALNQGKLERMIRALAERGTTVIFSTHVIAHAERLCDQVAIIAGGKVPFAGPVDVARDRLRPQVRLETRAQDGPWRAVLPADARHEGAFWYFTLPEIGVEPLLRALIEGDAGILSLSIERAGLHDAFVAIAGEAAARALEESAGETR, encoded by the coding sequence ATGAAGATCGAGCTAGGGGAATGGCCGGTGTCCGGCAACGCTGAAGGCCTGGCGGGCACCGAACTCGCCATCGAGGCGCGCGGACTGGTCAAGCGGTTCGACGGGTTCACCGCCGTTGACGGCGTGGACATATCGGTGCCGAAGGGTTCGATCTACGGCATCCTCGGCCCCAACGGCGCGGGCAAGACTACGACGCTGCGCATGCTGCTCGGCATCATCGACCCGGACGAGGGCTACCGCCGCGTGCTGGGCCACGAGCGGCCCACCGAGGTCGCCCGGCGCATCGGCTATCTGCCCGAGGAGCGCGGGCTCTATCCGGCGATGAAAGCCTATGAGGCCATCGGCTTCCTTGCAGCCCTGCGCGGCGTCCCGTTGAAGGAAGGCCGCCGCCGGGGCCGCGAGTTGCTTGAGGAACATGGCCTCGGCTATGCGGCCGACCGGCAGATCCGCCAGATGTCCAAGGGCATGGCTCAGCAGGTGCAACTGCTCGGCACGCTCGTCCACCAACCCGACCTCGTCGTGTTCGACGAACCTTTCTCCGGGCTCGACGCGCTCAACCAGGGCAAGCTGGAGCGCATGATCCGGGCCCTGGCCGAACGCGGCACGACCGTCATCTTCTCCACCCACGTCATCGCCCATGCCGAGCGCCTGTGCGACCAGGTGGCGATCATTGCCGGGGGCAAGGTGCCTTTCGCGGGGCCGGTCGACGTCGCACGCGACCGCCTGAGGCCGCAGGTCCGGCTGGAGACGCGTGCGCAGGACGGGCCGTGGCGTGCCGTGCTTCCCGCCGATGCACGGCACGAAGGCGCTTTCTGGTACTTCACCTTGCCCGAAATCGGGGTCGAGCCGCTGCTGCGCGCCCTGATCGAGGGGGATGCGGGCATCCTCAGCCTGTCGATCGAGCGGGCGGGACTGCACGATGCCTTCGTCGCCATTGCTGGCGAGGCGGCAGCAAGAGCGCTTGAGGAAAGCGCGGGAGAGACGCGATGA
- a CDS encoding ABC transporter permease, which translates to MIGLSEKLRAALVIARRDFVAVIFSKTFIFFLIGPAFPILVGGLAGNIGAKVQQNVDRPTIGLALAGDEADRMLAARDELDGRLAGPIPEMVVLRRLAPGEDFDARAALADGERQVTAVVGGTLESPTLTAPGERARQWAGLVSNLAAHARAGGALVYPEVRVAEVNTSVAKVKTGQAYTAQGAQVLLFLLTMLLAGMVLSNLVEEKGNKIIEVLAAAIPMDAMFMGKLFAMLGVSLVGIAVWGTVGGGIVLVGGKALPAMATPAVGWPLFLALGFLYFAMAYLLMGSLFLSIGGMATTVREVQTLSMPVSMFQLMVFFFASYALTMPGTWVEWLSIGFPVSSPYAMLARAAQHEEVWPHVVALGWQVLWVVLIVRAGAQLFRRTVMKSGPARSRSGGRGLLARLLRRGERKPY; encoded by the coding sequence ATGATTGGCCTGTCGGAGAAACTGCGCGCGGCGCTGGTCATCGCCCGGCGCGATTTCGTGGCGGTGATCTTTTCCAAGACGTTCATCTTCTTCCTGATCGGCCCGGCCTTTCCGATCCTCGTCGGCGGCCTTGCCGGCAACATCGGCGCCAAGGTCCAGCAGAACGTCGACCGGCCCACGATCGGCCTCGCGCTCGCCGGGGACGAAGCCGACCGCATGCTTGCCGCGCGCGACGAACTCGACGGACGGCTGGCCGGGCCGATCCCCGAAATGGTCGTGCTGCGGCGTCTGGCGCCGGGCGAGGACTTCGATGCGCGCGCGGCGCTGGCCGATGGCGAACGGCAGGTGACGGCGGTGGTCGGCGGGACGCTCGAAAGCCCCACGCTTACCGCTCCCGGGGAAAGGGCGCGGCAGTGGGCGGGTCTCGTTTCGAACCTTGCCGCCCATGCACGGGCGGGCGGGGCGCTGGTCTATCCCGAAGTGCGGGTCGCGGAAGTGAACACCTCGGTCGCCAAGGTGAAGACCGGCCAGGCCTATACCGCGCAGGGCGCGCAGGTCCTGCTGTTCCTGCTGACGATGCTGCTGGCGGGCATGGTCCTTTCGAACCTCGTCGAGGAAAAGGGCAACAAGATCATCGAGGTGCTCGCCGCCGCGATCCCGATGGACGCGATGTTCATGGGCAAGCTCTTCGCGATGCTCGGCGTCAGCCTCGTCGGCATCGCGGTCTGGGGGACGGTTGGCGGCGGCATCGTTCTGGTGGGCGGCAAGGCGCTGCCTGCGATGGCGACGCCGGCGGTTGGCTGGCCCTTGTTCCTCGCGCTTGGCTTCCTCTATTTCGCGATGGCCTATCTGCTGATGGGATCATTGTTCCTCTCGATCGGCGGCATGGCGACGACCGTGCGCGAGGTGCAGACGCTGTCCATGCCGGTGTCGATGTTCCAGCTCATGGTGTTCTTCTTCGCCAGCTATGCGCTGACGATGCCGGGGACATGGGTGGAATGGCTTTCCATCGGCTTCCCGGTCAGTTCGCCCTACGCCATGCTGGCCCGGGCTGCCCAGCACGAGGAGGTCTGGCCGCACGTCGTCGCGCTTGGCTGGCAGGTGCTCTGGGTGGTGCTGATCGTTCGCGCCGGGGCGCAGCTGTTCCGCCGGACGGTGATGAAGTCCGGTCCGGCACGCAGTCGTTCCGGCGGTCGAGGCCTCCTTGCCCGCCTGCTGCGACGAGGCGAGCGCAAGCCTTATTGA
- a CDS encoding cytochrome P450, which produces MATQLAPEVPQFTYHSSPTATEAFAAWLKDNPQAIPAHSHPWDVSRSDIYVEDRWQPIFAEMRAKAPVNRVPDSPYGAYWNVASHKAIMHVESLPELFSSSWQYGGITIGDPPEDVDPQKLAERQLPMFIAMDRPDHTGQRRTVAPAFTPAKMVEMEAEIRRRTASVLDSLPWGERFDWVDKVSIELTTGMLAILFGFPWADRRLLTFWSDWAGDVELTLARELADTRFGFLGEMAHYFQRLWGARMQAPPSGDLISMMIHSEAMNHMSPQEFMGNLVLLIVGGNDTTRNTMSGIVHALDKFPDQRELLERDASLIPNAVQECIRYVTPLAHMRRTATADTELFGNQIKAGEKVILWYISANRDETVFENPDKLMVDRPNARRHLSFGHGIHRCVGARLAELQLRILLEEMHERRMRVRVAGEVERVRANFVHGFRKLEVELEKR; this is translated from the coding sequence ATGGCAACCCAGCTTGCGCCCGAAGTGCCGCAATTCACCTACCATTCCTCGCCCACCGCGACCGAAGCGTTCGCGGCCTGGCTGAAGGACAATCCGCAGGCCATTCCGGCGCATTCCCATCCCTGGGACGTCAGCCGCTCGGACATCTATGTCGAGGATCGCTGGCAACCGATCTTTGCCGAGATGCGGGCGAAGGCGCCGGTCAATCGCGTGCCGGATTCGCCTTACGGGGCCTATTGGAACGTCGCCAGCCACAAGGCGATCATGCACGTCGAATCGCTGCCCGAACTGTTCTCGTCTTCCTGGCAGTACGGCGGCATCACCATCGGCGACCCGCCGGAAGATGTCGATCCGCAGAAGCTGGCCGAACGGCAGCTTCCCATGTTCATCGCGATGGACCGGCCCGATCACACCGGCCAGCGCCGCACCGTGGCCCCGGCCTTCACCCCGGCCAAGATGGTCGAGATGGAAGCCGAGATCCGCCGTCGCACCGCAAGCGTGCTCGATTCGCTGCCGTGGGGCGAACGATTCGACTGGGTCGACAAGGTCTCGATCGAACTGACCACGGGCATGCTCGCGATCCTGTTCGGCTTCCCCTGGGCCGACCGCCGTCTCCTGACCTTCTGGTCGGACTGGGCCGGCGACGTCGAGCTGACCCTCGCGCGCGAACTTGCCGACACGCGCTTTGGCTTCCTCGGAGAGATGGCGCACTATTTCCAGCGCCTGTGGGGAGCGCGGATGCAGGCGCCTCCTTCGGGCGATCTCATCTCGATGATGATCCACTCCGAGGCGATGAACCACATGAGCCCGCAGGAGTTCATGGGCAATCTCGTGCTGCTGATCGTCGGTGGCAACGACACCACCCGCAATACCATGTCGGGCATCGTCCACGCGCTCGACAAGTTCCCCGACCAGCGCGAACTGCTGGAGCGCGATGCCTCGCTCATCCCCAACGCCGTGCAGGAATGCATCCGCTACGTCACCCCGCTCGCGCACATGCGCCGCACGGCGACTGCCGATACCGAGCTTTTCGGCAACCAGATCAAGGCGGGCGAGAAGGTCATCCTGTGGTACATCTCGGCCAACCGCGACGAGACCGTGTTCGAGAATCCGGACAAGCTGATGGTCGACCGGCCCAATGCGCGACGTCACCTGTCGTTCGGCCACGGCATCCATCGCTGCGTCGGCGCGCGCCTTGCCGAACTGCAACTGCGCATCCTGCTCGAGGAAATGCACGAGCGGCGCATGCGCGTGCGCGTGGCGGGCGAGGTGGAGCGCGTGCGCGCCAACTTCGTCCACGGCTTCCGCAAGCTGGAAGTGGAACTGGAGAAGCGCTAG
- the msrB gene encoding peptide-methionine (R)-S-oxide reductase MsrB produces the protein MMPDADRRRFLALLGAGAVMPLASACSARPAAKGTFPIMHSDAEWRRLLTPEQYYILREAGTERPFTSPLLKEKRKGAFVCAADGNALFASGTKFESGTGWPSFWRPLPRAVGTSSDRTLGMVRTEVHCSQCGGHLGHVFDDGPPPTGLRYCINGDALKFRPA, from the coding sequence ATGATGCCAGACGCCGACCGCCGCCGTTTCCTCGCCCTGCTGGGCGCGGGCGCGGTCATGCCGCTCGCCAGCGCCTGCAGCGCCAGGCCGGCGGCCAAAGGTACGTTTCCGATCATGCACAGCGATGCCGAGTGGCGTCGCCTGCTCACGCCCGAGCAATACTACATCCTGCGCGAGGCGGGCACCGAACGGCCCTTCACCTCGCCCCTGCTCAAGGAAAAGCGCAAGGGCGCGTTCGTCTGCGCGGCGGACGGAAACGCGCTGTTCGCCTCGGGCACCAAGTTCGAGAGTGGTACCGGCTGGCCCAGCTTCTGGCGTCCGCTGCCCAGGGCCGTCGGCACCAGCAGCGACCGGACGCTCGGCATGGTGCGCACCGAGGTGCATTGCAGCCAGTGCGGCGGCCATCTCGGACATGTGTTCGACGACGGTCCGCCGCCCACGGGCCTGCGCTACTGCATCAATGGCGATGCGCTGAAGTTCCGGCCCGCCTGA
- the rpmB gene encoding 50S ribosomal protein L28, which translates to MSRICELTGKGRQVGHNVSHANNKTKRLFLPNLQNVTLLSEKLDRSFKFRVSTHGLRSVEHNGGLDNWLLKQSDTKLSARALKVKRELVKASAA; encoded by the coding sequence ATGTCGCGTATCTGCGAACTGACCGGTAAGGGCCGCCAAGTCGGTCACAACGTAAGCCACGCCAACAACAAGACCAAGCGTCTGTTCCTGCCCAACCTGCAGAACGTCACGCTGCTGAGCGAGAAGCTGGACCGCAGCTTCAAGTTCCGCGTTTCGACGCACGGTCTGCGCTCGGTCGAGCACAACGGCGGTCTCGACAACTGGCTGCTCAAGCAGTCGGACACCAAGCTCTCTGCGCGCGCCCTCAAGGTGAAGCGCGAGCTGGTCAAGGCTTCCGCCGCCTAA
- a CDS encoding nucleoside deaminase yields MTRWPLPEPMRLALDEALRAADEGEVPIGAVVVKDGKVVAAAHNRPRTLRDPTAHAEMLAIRAAAAQLGQERLEGCDLWVSLEPCAMCAGAIAHARIARVYYAASDPKGGAVEHGSRVFDQPTCLHRPEVYSGMGEAEAAEMLRTFFRDRR; encoded by the coding sequence ATGACCCGCTGGCCCCTTCCCGAACCGATGCGATTGGCCCTGGACGAGGCCCTGCGCGCGGCGGATGAGGGCGAAGTGCCCATCGGCGCGGTCGTCGTCAAGGACGGCAAGGTCGTCGCCGCGGCCCACAACCGCCCGCGCACCCTGCGCGACCCCACCGCCCACGCAGAGATGCTGGCGATTCGCGCCGCCGCCGCGCAGCTCGGGCAGGAGCGACTGGAAGGGTGCGATCTGTGGGTCAGCCTCGAACCCTGCGCGATGTGCGCGGGCGCCATCGCCCACGCCCGCATCGCGCGGGTCTACTACGCGGCAAGCGATCCCAAGGGCGGCGCGGTGGAACACGGCAGCCGGGTCTTCGACCAGCCGACCTGCCTGCACCGCCCGGAGGTCTATTCCGGCATGGGCGAGGCCGAGGCGGCGGAAATGCTGCGCACCTTCTTCCGCGACCGGCGCTAG